A single window of Doryrhamphus excisus isolate RoL2022-K1 chromosome 5, RoL_Dexc_1.0, whole genome shotgun sequence DNA harbors:
- the LOC131129104 gene encoding GTP cyclohydrolase 1-like: MEMNGVVSEYLKKCVETKHIGLCREEKESDETADESKASHIEKAYSTILTELGEDLNRDGLLRTPLRAAKAMQFLTKGYKETPQDVLNDAVFDENHEEMVIVKDIDLFSLCEHHLVPFFGKAHIAYLPNKKVVGLSKIARIVEVYSRRLQVQERLTKQIASAIVEALEPTGVAVVIEAVHMCMVMRGVQKINANTVTSAMLGAFNDDPKTRKEFLDLTL, from the exons ATGGAGATGAACGGAGTCGTTTCCGAGTATCTGAAGAAGTGTGTTGAGACCAAACACATCGGTTTGTGCAGAGAAGAGAAGGAATCGGACGAGACCGCGGATGAAAGCAAAGCGTCGCACATCGAAAAAGCCTACAGCACGATACTGACGGAGCTCGGGGAGGACCTGAACCGAGACGGACTCCTGCGAACACCGCTACGCGCCGCCAAAGCCATGCAGTTCCTCACCAAAGGCTACAAAGAAACCCCTCAGG ATGTCTTGAATGACGCCGTCTTTGATGAAAACCACGAGGAGATGGTGATCGTCAAGGACATTGACTTGTTCTCTCTGTGTGAACATCACCTAGTACCCTTCTTTGGCAAG GCGCATATAGCATATCTTCCAAATAAGAAGGTGGTCGGTTTGAGCAAGATCGCAAG AATCGTGGAGGTCTACAGTAGGAGACTTCAAG TCCAGGAGCGTCTAACCAAGCAAATCGCTTCCGCCATCGTTGAGGCGCTGGAGCCTACTGGAGTAGCGGTGGTCATCGAGGctgt TCACATGTGTATGGTAATGAGAGGCGTTCAGAAGATCAATGCTAACACGGTAACGAGTGCCATGTTGGGAGCCTTCAACGATGACCCCAAAACCCGAAAGGAGTTCCTTGATCTCACACTGTAA